Proteins from a genomic interval of Kribbella aluminosa:
- a CDS encoding polymorphic toxin-type HINT domain-containing protein, with product MVVNTAAGVLLGRKHTVGDYLRGLGKGCAEGALMMVGGEFLSVGLRGVRPLTKLLDDAAETAAKACSFTGETLVLMADGTKKPISKVEVGDEVLATDPETGEQGPHRVTEVFEHSDDVIDLEVAGDVVTTTANHPFWDATDQRFEPAAELDRGDQVQSADGRRFTIGGLKTTTTHRATAYNLSVEGIHTYHVGADELLVHNSCGVPISKGRWDHIWDRHVNRAKYPNKSKFNTTNKSKIDRMINRALGGETGDGVYFYRFPSSIGTTATSEAQYYIRVVIRKGKVITAFPSGTP from the coding sequence GTGGTCGTCAATACCGCAGCCGGGGTCCTCCTGGGCCGCAAGCACACGGTGGGCGACTACCTGCGCGGATTGGGCAAGGGCTGTGCCGAGGGCGCGCTGATGATGGTTGGCGGCGAGTTCCTGAGCGTAGGACTGCGTGGTGTCAGGCCACTGACGAAGCTGCTGGACGACGCCGCGGAGACAGCGGCGAAGGCGTGCAGCTTCACTGGCGAGACGCTTGTACTGATGGCCGACGGCACCAAGAAGCCCATCTCGAAGGTCGAGGTCGGCGACGAAGTGCTGGCGACCGACCCGGAAACGGGTGAACAGGGCCCCCACAGGGTCACCGAGGTCTTCGAACATTCCGATGACGTGATCGACCTCGAGGTGGCCGGAGATGTCGTCACAACCACCGCGAACCATCCATTCTGGGATGCCACCGATCAGCGCTTCGAGCCCGCCGCCGAGCTGGACCGAGGTGACCAAGTCCAGTCCGCCGACGGCCGGCGCTTCACTATCGGCGGTCTCAAGACCACAACCACCCACCGCGCCACGGCATACAACCTGAGTGTCGAAGGCATCCACACCTACCACGTAGGCGCCGACGAACTGCTGGTCCACAACTCCTGCGGTGTGCCGATCTCGAAGGGCCGCTGGGACCATATCTGGGATCGGCACGTCAACCGCGCGAAGTATCCGAACAAGAGCAAGTTCAACACGACGAACAAGTCGAAGATTGATCGAATGATCAATCGCGCACTGGGTGGTGAGACTGGCGACGGCGTCTACTTCTACCGGTTCCCGTCGTCGATCGGGACAACGGCGACGAGCGAAGCGCAGTACTACATCCGAGTCGTGATTCGTAAGGGCAAGGTGATCACGGCTTTCCCATCGGGTACACCGTGA
- the serA gene encoding phosphoglycerate dehydrogenase produces the protein MKALLLENVHPVARETFRRMGFDVDVRPGSMNEAELIEALAGVAVLGIRSNTKVTHAVLDAAPNLRAVGCFCIGTNQVDLTHATELGVGVFNAPFSNTRSVVELVIGEVLALARRLPEKTQRMHDGIWDKSAKGAYETRGRTLGIVGYGNIGSQLSNMAEAIGMRVAFFDTADRLAHGNARRMGSLDELLAESDVVSIHVDGRPGNAGLFGAEQFARMKPGAVFINASRGMVVDDLALREHILSGHLSGAAIDVFPVEPKAQGDPFESPLRGLDNVILTPHVGGSTAEAQEEIGTFVSTKLTGFIAAGATSLSVNLPEVAPAPGGAAFRIAVLHRNVPGVLASINNTLAGAGVNVVGQWLATRGEHGYVVTDTDAHPAKETLASLRDAADTVRVEAWQPAER, from the coding sequence GTGAAGGCACTGCTGCTCGAGAACGTCCACCCCGTCGCCCGGGAGACATTCCGCCGGATGGGGTTCGACGTCGACGTCCGCCCCGGCTCCATGAACGAGGCCGAGCTCATCGAGGCCTTGGCCGGTGTCGCCGTGCTCGGCATTCGGTCCAACACCAAGGTCACCCACGCCGTCCTCGATGCAGCCCCAAACCTGCGCGCGGTGGGGTGTTTCTGCATCGGCACGAACCAGGTCGACCTGACCCACGCGACCGAGCTGGGAGTGGGCGTCTTCAACGCTCCCTTCTCGAACACCCGCAGCGTCGTCGAGCTGGTCATCGGCGAGGTCCTTGCCCTGGCACGTCGCCTCCCCGAGAAGACGCAGCGCATGCACGACGGGATCTGGGACAAGTCCGCCAAGGGCGCCTACGAAACCCGCGGTCGCACCCTCGGGATCGTGGGCTACGGAAACATCGGGTCACAGCTGTCCAACATGGCCGAAGCCATTGGCATGCGGGTCGCGTTCTTCGACACCGCCGACCGGCTCGCGCACGGCAACGCGCGCCGCATGGGCTCGCTCGACGAGCTCCTCGCGGAGTCCGACGTCGTCAGCATCCACGTGGACGGCCGACCCGGCAACGCGGGCCTCTTCGGCGCGGAACAGTTCGCGAGGATGAAGCCAGGAGCCGTCTTCATCAACGCCTCACGCGGCATGGTGGTCGACGACCTGGCACTGCGCGAACACATCCTGAGCGGGCACCTCTCCGGAGCGGCAATCGACGTGTTCCCGGTCGAGCCGAAGGCGCAAGGCGACCCCTTCGAGTCCCCGCTGCGCGGCCTCGACAACGTCATCCTCACCCCACACGTCGGAGGGTCGACCGCGGAGGCACAGGAAGAGATCGGCACCTTCGTGTCGACCAAGCTCACCGGGTTCATCGCGGCCGGCGCCACGTCCTTGTCGGTCAACCTTCCCGAGGTTGCCCCTGCGCCCGGTGGCGCGGCCTTCCGGATTGCCGTCCTGCACCGCAATGTCCCGGGTGTGCTCGCTTCCATCAACAACACGCTGGCAGGCGCCGGAGTCAACGTCGTGGGTCAGTGGCTAGCGACCCGCGGCGAACACGGCTACGTCGTGACCGACACCGACGCGCACCCGGCTAAAGAGACCTTAGCCTCCCTGCGCGACGCCGCTGACACAGTTCGTGTGGAGGCTTGGCAACCCGCGGAACGTTAG
- a CDS encoding GntR family transcriptional regulator, translating into MVRLSLPLGAPSLADGVVEAVRAGITSGELLPDDTYSVYQLADLLGVSRSPVREALLRLAEAGLVRINRNRGFQVLTPQAHDIEEIIDIRLALEPAAARRAAERATDAEHAEIRLAFEALEDATGDEEGFWVADRALHDRLMRAGGNQRAAAIIEGMRTTTALLGPRTTTAGRTLPEICAEHAPIVTAILDRRGAAAETAMRQHLVHTGQLLVRNLQPASHVMHTIASGPSAGAI; encoded by the coding sequence ATGGTCCGGCTGTCGCTCCCTCTCGGCGCACCCTCCCTCGCGGACGGGGTCGTCGAAGCCGTCCGCGCGGGGATCACCTCCGGTGAGCTGCTCCCGGACGACACCTACTCTGTCTACCAGCTCGCGGACCTGCTCGGCGTCTCGCGCAGCCCGGTGAGGGAGGCGCTGCTGCGACTGGCCGAGGCCGGCCTCGTGCGCATCAACCGCAACCGCGGCTTCCAGGTCCTGACACCACAGGCGCACGACATCGAGGAGATCATCGACATCCGCCTCGCCCTCGAGCCGGCCGCCGCCCGCCGCGCGGCGGAACGCGCCACGGACGCCGAGCACGCCGAGATCCGCCTGGCCTTCGAGGCCCTCGAAGACGCGACGGGCGACGAGGAAGGGTTCTGGGTCGCGGACCGCGCGCTGCACGACCGACTCATGCGCGCCGGCGGAAACCAGCGGGCCGCGGCCATCATCGAAGGCATGCGCACCACGACCGCCCTGCTCGGCCCGCGCACCACGACCGCAGGACGGACGCTGCCCGAGATCTGCGCCGAGCACGCACCGATAGTCACCGCCATCCTCGACCGCAGGGGCGCCGCCGCCGAGACGGCGATGCGGCAGCACCTGGTGCACACCGGGCAGCTGCTGGTTCGAAACCTCCAGCCGGCATCTCACGTGATGCACACAATCGCCTCCGGCCCGTCGGCTGGGGCAATCTGA
- a CDS encoding FAD-binding and (Fe-S)-binding domain-containing protein, translating to MVEESTQVVRALEGAGLEVRADAGTRSMYASDASLYRIPPLAVVRPRGVEDVAAALAVARETGVPVTCRGAGTSVAGNAVGPGVVLDFSRHMNRVLAVDPEARTAVVEPGTVHAVLQKAVAPHGVRFGPDPSTHPRCTIGGMIGNNACGSRSLAYGRTSDNVTGLELLIAAGDELVTGYDETGMPFARGGADVVLDVRAVMSRHLSTARTEFDRFGRQVSGYAAHHLLPERFDLTQALVGSEGTLGVITRASVRLVVDAPVRVVVALGFPDIVTAGRAAPGVVAHGPTSCEGLDSRLVDVLRARRGPGAIPALPKGRAWLFVEFAGEELGEVRDRARRLVGERLGDDGVIVEDPVVQARLWRIREDGAGLAGRAPSGKPAWPGWEDAAVPPARLGEYLAAFDELVSSYGMTSAPFGHFGNGCLHVRLDLPLDQPDGTRVMREFLTESARLVGGFGGSLSGEHGDGRARSELLPHMYSPDAIALFGGIKRAFDPDNLLNPGVLVDPDPVDRNVRPAGRFPIRSLAMAYPHDHGDLGQAVHRCTGVGKCRADNSAAGGVMCPSYLATREEKDSTRGRARILQDVVRGELPWSHPSVHDAMDLCLACKGCASDCPTGIDMATYKSEVLHQTYRRRIRPRSHYTLGKLPMWARLAGRAPTLANRALALPLVGPIALWLAGVDRRRSLPAFPQRPFRRTFTPLASDLRPVVLFADSFTDVFSPEIADATVRVLRDAGYEPRLPSGSVCCGLTWITTGQLDSAKDILRRTVATLAADARAGIPIVGIEPSCTAVLRSDVHELLPGDEDAALVSSQVRTLAELLAETSGWQGPDLTGTKVIAQPHCHHHAILGWKTDADLLADTGATVQTLAGCCGLAGNFGVEIGHYEVSVAVADQNLLPAIDASPDAVVLADGFSCRTQIADLRHRRSVHLAQLLDPANP from the coding sequence ATGGTCGAGGAGTCCACGCAGGTGGTGCGGGCGCTGGAAGGCGCAGGCCTGGAGGTCCGGGCCGACGCGGGCACTCGCAGCATGTATGCGTCCGATGCCTCGCTGTACCGGATTCCGCCGCTGGCGGTGGTCCGGCCCCGGGGCGTCGAGGACGTCGCCGCCGCCCTGGCCGTCGCCCGCGAGACCGGGGTCCCGGTCACCTGTCGTGGTGCGGGGACGTCTGTCGCGGGCAACGCCGTCGGGCCGGGCGTGGTGCTGGACTTCTCCCGTCACATGAACCGAGTGCTGGCCGTCGACCCGGAGGCGCGGACCGCGGTCGTCGAGCCCGGCACGGTGCACGCCGTCCTCCAGAAGGCTGTGGCACCGCATGGGGTCCGCTTCGGGCCAGACCCGTCGACGCACCCGCGCTGCACGATCGGGGGGATGATCGGTAACAACGCGTGCGGGTCCCGGTCGCTGGCCTACGGGCGCACCTCGGACAACGTGACCGGCCTCGAGTTGCTCATCGCAGCCGGTGATGAGCTGGTCACGGGCTACGACGAGACCGGTATGCCGTTTGCCCGGGGCGGCGCGGACGTGGTCCTCGACGTCCGCGCGGTGATGTCCCGTCACCTTTCGACGGCGCGCACCGAGTTCGACCGCTTCGGTCGGCAGGTCTCCGGCTACGCGGCGCACCACCTGCTGCCCGAGCGGTTCGACCTCACCCAGGCCCTGGTGGGCTCGGAAGGAACCCTCGGGGTGATCACCCGGGCCAGCGTGCGGCTGGTCGTCGACGCGCCCGTGCGGGTCGTCGTGGCACTCGGGTTTCCCGACATCGTCACGGCAGGTCGCGCTGCTCCCGGGGTCGTGGCGCACGGGCCGACCTCCTGCGAGGGCTTGGACTCCCGGCTGGTTGACGTGCTCCGCGCTCGCCGCGGGCCCGGCGCCATACCTGCGCTGCCCAAGGGCCGGGCGTGGCTGTTCGTAGAGTTCGCCGGCGAGGAGCTAGGGGAGGTCAGGGATCGGGCCCGGCGCCTGGTGGGGGAGCGGCTCGGCGATGACGGCGTCATCGTCGAGGACCCTGTCGTGCAGGCCCGCTTGTGGCGCATTCGCGAGGACGGCGCCGGCCTCGCGGGTCGGGCGCCGTCCGGCAAACCGGCCTGGCCGGGGTGGGAGGACGCGGCCGTGCCGCCCGCTCGCCTGGGGGAGTACCTCGCAGCCTTCGACGAGCTCGTCAGCTCCTACGGCATGACGTCGGCCCCGTTCGGTCACTTCGGCAACGGGTGCTTGCACGTGCGGCTGGACCTGCCGCTGGACCAGCCGGACGGCACCCGCGTCATGCGCGAGTTTCTCACCGAGTCGGCGCGGCTGGTCGGCGGGTTCGGCGGATCGCTCTCGGGCGAGCACGGCGACGGGCGTGCCCGATCCGAGCTGCTGCCGCACATGTACTCGCCCGACGCGATCGCCCTGTTCGGCGGGATCAAGCGCGCCTTCGACCCGGACAACCTTCTCAACCCCGGGGTGCTCGTCGACCCCGATCCTGTGGACAGGAACGTGCGACCTGCTGGAAGGTTCCCGATCCGGAGTCTGGCGATGGCCTACCCGCACGACCACGGAGACCTCGGGCAGGCAGTGCACCGCTGCACCGGGGTCGGCAAGTGTCGGGCCGACAACTCCGCTGCCGGCGGTGTCATGTGCCCCTCCTACCTGGCCACTCGGGAGGAGAAAGACTCCACCCGAGGCCGGGCCCGGATCCTGCAGGACGTTGTCCGCGGCGAGCTGCCCTGGTCGCACCCGTCGGTGCACGACGCGATGGATCTGTGTCTGGCGTGCAAGGGGTGCGCATCGGACTGCCCCACCGGCATCGACATGGCGACGTACAAGTCCGAGGTGCTGCACCAGACCTACCGGCGCAGGATCCGCCCCCGCTCCCACTACACACTTGGCAAGCTGCCCATGTGGGCACGGCTCGCGGGCCGCGCGCCGACGCTGGCCAACAGGGCCCTTGCCCTGCCTCTCGTCGGCCCCATCGCGTTGTGGCTGGCCGGCGTCGACCGTCGCCGCTCCCTACCCGCGTTTCCCCAGCGCCCGTTCCGCCGCACCTTCACACCGCTCGCTTCGGACCTTAGGCCAGTGGTGTTGTTCGCCGACTCGTTCACCGACGTCTTCTCACCTGAGATCGCCGACGCCACGGTGCGGGTGCTGCGAGACGCCGGCTACGAACCGCGCCTCCCGAGCGGCTCGGTGTGCTGTGGCCTGACCTGGATCACGACCGGACAGCTCGACTCGGCCAAGGACATCCTGCGCCGCACCGTCGCCACCCTCGCGGCGGACGCGCGGGCCGGCATACCTATCGTCGGGATCGAGCCATCCTGCACCGCGGTCTTGCGCTCGGACGTCCACGAGCTACTCCCCGGCGACGAGGACGCTGCCCTCGTCTCGTCCCAGGTCCGCACGCTCGCGGAGCTCCTCGCCGAGACCTCAGGCTGGCAAGGCCCCGACCTGACCGGGACAAAGGTCATCGCCCAACCCCACTGCCACCACCACGCCATTCTCGGCTGGAAGACGGACGCAGACCTGCTCGCCGACACCGGCGCCACGGTGCAGACCCTGGCCGGCTGCTGTGGCCTTGCCGGGAACTTCGGCGTCGAGATCGGCCACTACGAGGTCTCCGTGGCCGTCGCCGACCAGAACCTCCTACCCGCCATCGACGCGAGCCCGGACGCAGTCGTCCTGGCAGACGGGTTCTCCTGCCGCACGCAGATCGCTGATCTACGACACCGGCGCAGCGTGCACCTGGCGCAGCTACTCGATCCAGCCAATCCCTGA
- a CDS encoding helix-turn-helix domain-containing protein: protein MKLAVRYGAITVNPAREVDAIEAKPKRPLRALTTEEVTLLQKSLTADEHAVEADLPDLVTFMLATGVRIGEALAVLWHQVDLETGAVEITHSIARPPGEGLIRKTTKSRTGQRILSLPTWATTSLRARHTGDTQPDAPVFPDTIGNYRDPSNTRRALRTALSPVASTARRELGQTLRAFRRQAHLSRKQAALTLGWPQTRLELIETGRLKPNHRLVSSLAKTYGIDLDNTPDLLARLRDSAEPAESDKLAWIRSHALRKTTATALDDAGHTARQIADQLGQAKVSITQDTYLHRQPANPAAAQVPRAEQ from the coding sequence ATGAAGCTCGCCGTCCGCTATGGCGCCATCACCGTCAATCCCGCCCGCGAGGTCGACGCCATCGAAGCCAAACCCAAGCGGCCACTCCGAGCCCTCACCACCGAAGAAGTCACCCTCCTGCAGAAGAGCCTGACCGCAGACGAACACGCCGTCGAAGCTGACCTGCCTGACCTCGTCACATTCATGCTCGCCACCGGCGTCCGCATCGGCGAAGCCCTCGCCGTCCTCTGGCACCAAGTCGACCTCGAAACCGGCGCCGTCGAGATCACCCACAGCATCGCCCGGCCACCCGGCGAAGGCCTGATCCGTAAGACCACCAAGTCCAGAACCGGCCAGCGCATCCTCAGCCTCCCCACCTGGGCCACAACCAGCCTCCGCGCCCGCCATACCGGCGACACGCAACCCGACGCCCCAGTCTTCCCCGACACGATCGGCAACTACCGAGACCCCTCCAACACCCGTCGCGCCCTCCGCACCGCCCTGTCCCCCGTCGCCAGCACCGCCCGACGAGAGCTCGGCCAAACCCTGCGCGCATTCCGCCGCCAGGCCCACCTCAGCCGCAAGCAAGCCGCACTGACCCTCGGCTGGCCCCAAACCAGACTCGAACTCATCGAAACCGGCCGACTCAAACCCAACCACCGACTCGTCTCCAGCCTCGCCAAGACCTACGGGATCGACCTGGACAACACCCCTGATCTGCTTGCCCGGCTCAGAGACTCCGCCGAACCGGCCGAATCCGACAAACTCGCCTGGATCCGCTCCCACGCACTCCGCAAAACCACCGCCACCGCCCTCGACGACGCCGGCCACACCGCCCGCCAAATCGCCGACCAACTCGGCCAAGCCAAAGTCTCCATCACCCAAGACACCTACCTCCACCGCCAACCCGCCAACCCCGCCGCCGCCCAAGTTCCACGTGCCGAGCAGTAG
- a CDS encoding nucleotidyl transferase AbiEii/AbiGii toxin family protein, with product MVNPARDTTAGRIYNDLRNSARRQRRATDEVMVEYVLERFLYRLATSPASREHFVLKGGLLLAQFGARRTTRDIDILGQDFAGEDTEIIRRIRTIAATEVDDGVTFDGASLRTTPIRDDGRYHGLRLVMPASIARAQLKLQLDVSLGDPITPEPQLIAYQQLLEAETFTILGYPLATVIAEKLSTAIELGDLNTRDRDYGDLYRLLRANTLRADEVSTALDATAAHRQITLRPLSSSITDLAQRRQPSYTAWLRRQGPAATGYPPRFADAVAVITAFADPLISGEARGKAWDPDNARWT from the coding sequence ATGGTCAACCCAGCCCGCGACACCACTGCCGGCCGCATCTACAACGACTTGCGGAACTCAGCGCGCCGACAACGGCGCGCCACCGACGAAGTCATGGTCGAGTACGTCCTCGAACGATTCCTCTACCGGCTCGCCACATCACCAGCCAGCCGCGAACACTTCGTCCTCAAAGGCGGACTACTCCTCGCCCAGTTCGGCGCCCGCCGCACGACCCGCGACATCGACATACTCGGGCAAGACTTCGCCGGCGAGGACACCGAGATCATCCGCCGAATCAGGACGATCGCCGCGACCGAAGTCGACGACGGCGTCACGTTCGACGGCGCAAGCCTCAGAACCACGCCGATTCGAGACGACGGCCGCTACCACGGACTCCGACTCGTCATGCCCGCCTCAATCGCCCGAGCCCAACTCAAACTCCAACTCGACGTCAGCCTCGGCGACCCCATCACCCCCGAGCCCCAACTCATCGCATACCAACAACTCCTCGAGGCCGAGACCTTCACCATCCTCGGCTACCCACTCGCCACCGTCATCGCCGAGAAACTCTCCACCGCCATTGAACTCGGCGACCTCAACACCCGCGACCGCGACTACGGCGACCTCTACCGCCTGCTACGCGCCAACACCCTCCGCGCCGACGAAGTATCCACAGCTCTCGACGCCACAGCAGCCCACCGACAGATCACCTTGCGACCACTCAGCTCCAGCATCACCGACCTCGCCCAGCGACGACAGCCCTCCTACACCGCATGGCTACGACGTCAGGGCCCAGCCGCCACCGGCTACCCACCTAGGTTCGCGGATGCAGTCGCCGTGATCACAGCCTTCGCCGACCCACTCATCAGCGGCGAGGCCCGAGGCAAGGCCTGGGATCCAGACAACGCCCGGTGGACCTGA
- a CDS encoding type IV toxin-antitoxin system AbiEi family antitoxin domain-containing protein, whose amino-acid sequence MTPLESPRTRQRLALLPPTFSTAQARRAGLPSRDLATLVSEGAAIELSRGVYRRSDAPETAHLDLLAVHARASGAVVCGESALALHDLIDDIPAAVHIAVPRGARRPAISYPPIVVAQYAAMTFDLNIEQYEAAPGEFVPVYDAARSVVDAMRHRNRVGHTLALAALGRYLRTSGPDGVANLQRIARELHALSVIRPAVEAVLA is encoded by the coding sequence ATGACGCCCTTGGAGTCACCTCGCACACGCCAACGGCTGGCACTGCTGCCGCCCACGTTCAGCACGGCGCAGGCACGCCGGGCCGGCCTGCCATCACGGGATCTGGCGACGCTGGTCAGCGAGGGGGCCGCGATTGAACTCTCGCGCGGTGTCTACCGGCGGTCCGACGCCCCCGAGACTGCGCACCTCGATCTGCTGGCTGTCCACGCACGGGCGTCGGGTGCAGTGGTCTGCGGCGAGTCCGCGCTCGCGCTGCACGATCTGATCGACGACATACCGGCCGCCGTACACATCGCTGTACCGCGTGGCGCCCGGCGTCCGGCGATCTCGTACCCACCCATCGTCGTCGCGCAGTACGCGGCCATGACCTTCGACCTCAACATCGAGCAGTACGAGGCGGCACCGGGCGAGTTCGTGCCGGTGTACGACGCAGCCCGCAGCGTGGTCGATGCCATGCGCCACCGCAACCGCGTCGGCCACACACTGGCCCTGGCGGCACTCGGCCGGTACCTGCGAACCAGTGGGCCTGACGGCGTCGCGAATCTCCAACGCATCGCGCGTGAACTGCATGCCCTCTCCGTCATCCGGCCAGCTGTCGAAGCGGTGCTCGCCTGA
- a CDS encoding DUF2399 domain-containing protein translates to MSGVPEGIRQWSELDGPATVLRAVQNRARRGHDTENGRLGALALSSSQRQEVGRLLGNSWALSGRPVQLRDVAARLAEHGMTVRRLVEALYGEVELDADVRRMESERALAEDESAEAELIWAGVPPQVARDWLADEPILPAAGTGDRLGVVREVSAIWIQLPDATTPPIRHAQLASVLLGDAHALDADQLLGKLVARLAATAHGLARPGRAGRIWRLAWAAVGVLCDEVSSRVLAVNLALEGNAHAVRLCSASVGEPVWLSLRSLRGGWRAVGGPAFVCENPTVAEAAADRLGADCPPLICTDGVPTTAALDLVAGLAAADIPLSIRADFDHAGLVVVKQLVSVAPAAEMWRFDVATYLRHAANGTKPGHHPDLRSAIDHLAQAVHEEALLDDLLADLSSAVAP, encoded by the coding sequence ATGAGCGGCGTACCAGAAGGAATCCGGCAATGGTCCGAGCTCGACGGACCGGCAACGGTTCTCCGCGCCGTACAGAACCGAGCGCGCCGTGGGCACGACACCGAGAACGGCCGCCTCGGTGCGCTGGCGCTCTCATCGAGCCAGCGACAGGAGGTGGGAAGGCTCCTGGGCAACAGCTGGGCGCTCTCCGGCCGGCCGGTTCAGCTCCGTGACGTCGCCGCGCGACTGGCCGAACACGGGATGACGGTCCGTCGGCTCGTCGAGGCGCTGTACGGCGAAGTCGAGCTCGACGCCGACGTACGGCGGATGGAAAGCGAACGGGCTCTGGCTGAGGACGAGTCCGCCGAGGCCGAATTGATCTGGGCCGGAGTGCCGCCGCAGGTCGCTCGCGACTGGCTGGCCGACGAGCCGATCCTGCCGGCGGCCGGCACCGGAGACCGCCTCGGGGTTGTCCGGGAGGTGAGCGCGATCTGGATACAGTTGCCTGACGCAACCACACCACCGATTCGGCATGCGCAACTTGCCAGTGTTCTCCTTGGCGACGCACACGCACTGGACGCAGACCAGCTGCTCGGAAAGCTTGTAGCACGACTGGCGGCGACGGCCCATGGACTGGCGCGACCGGGGCGGGCCGGCCGGATCTGGCGGCTGGCGTGGGCGGCGGTCGGCGTACTCTGCGACGAGGTCTCGTCTCGAGTCCTCGCAGTGAATCTCGCACTGGAAGGAAACGCACACGCCGTCCGCTTGTGCTCCGCCTCCGTTGGCGAACCGGTTTGGCTGTCCCTACGCTCGTTGCGTGGCGGCTGGAGGGCAGTGGGTGGACCAGCCTTTGTCTGCGAGAATCCGACAGTCGCCGAGGCGGCTGCGGATCGGCTCGGAGCCGACTGTCCACCGCTGATCTGCACCGACGGTGTGCCGACCACGGCAGCTCTCGACCTGGTCGCCGGGCTGGCTGCTGCCGACATACCACTGAGCATCCGGGCGGATTTCGACCATGCGGGCCTAGTAGTCGTCAAACAACTCGTGTCCGTGGCACCGGCCGCAGAAATGTGGCGCTTCGATGTCGCCACCTACCTCCGTCACGCCGCCAACGGCACCAAGCCCGGCCATCACCCAGACCTGCGGTCGGCGATCGACCACTTAGCCCAGGCCGTCCATGAAGAGGCCCTACTAGACGATCTACTCGCCGACCTGTCATCAGCAGTTGCACCGTGA